One segment of Comamonas thiooxydans DNA contains the following:
- a CDS encoding amidohydrolase family protein — protein MQQFDLLIRNGRIVDGTGAPAYRADIGVRNGRIAAIGQDLGTAAQQIDADGLLVTPGFVDVHTHFDGQATWDERLWPSSQQGVTTAVIGNCGVGFAPCRPEDRDTLIALMEGVEDIPDTALHEGLPWNWESFPEYLQALAARRYDIDIAALLPHGPLRVYAMGERAIRREQANAEDISTMQELIKHGLAAGAVGLSTSRTMAHRSKSGDFTPMYQAVGEELLELGLSLKSYPNSVFQMISDFEHIEDEFSILTRVSQDTGCAGTLTVLQYPHRPQLHRELLQHIETANAGGLRIMGQVLNRPVGVLMGFECSLNPFSCKPSYEALAQLSPAERIKELSRPGTRSAILGEKDRNPHLFMEYFGQNFAGMYPWCDQEPNYLPQEGDSVQALADAAGQPPLDWMYDFMLGNEGQALVYLPMANYLDHDCSALHELLGHPHTVPALGDGGAHVGTICDGSATTFLLTEWVRKRGLFSIEQAVHMLTQRPASLYGFADRGVLQVGKLADLNIIDLQALKILPPHIVRDLPAGGKRFLQGAQGYRYTIKSGQITYRDSMATDALPGRLLKRSEQRAS, from the coding sequence ATGCAGCAATTCGACTTGCTGATCCGTAACGGCCGCATCGTGGACGGCACCGGCGCCCCCGCTTACCGCGCGGACATCGGCGTGCGCAACGGGCGCATCGCCGCCATCGGCCAAGACCTGGGCACCGCCGCGCAGCAAATCGATGCAGACGGATTGCTGGTGACGCCGGGCTTTGTGGATGTGCATACCCACTTTGACGGTCAGGCGACCTGGGATGAAAGGCTTTGGCCAAGTTCCCAGCAGGGCGTGACCACCGCAGTGATTGGCAACTGCGGCGTGGGCTTTGCCCCCTGCCGGCCCGAGGACCGCGACACGCTGATTGCGCTCATGGAGGGCGTGGAAGACATCCCCGACACCGCGCTGCATGAAGGCCTGCCCTGGAACTGGGAAAGCTTTCCTGAATATCTGCAAGCCTTGGCAGCGCGGCGCTACGACATCGATATCGCAGCCCTGCTGCCTCACGGCCCGCTGCGCGTCTATGCAATGGGCGAGCGCGCCATACGGCGCGAGCAGGCCAATGCCGAGGACATCAGCACCATGCAGGAACTGATCAAGCACGGCCTGGCAGCCGGGGCCGTTGGTCTGTCAACCTCGCGCACCATGGCCCACCGCTCCAAGTCGGGGGACTTCACCCCCATGTACCAGGCCGTGGGCGAGGAGTTGCTGGAGCTGGGACTCTCGCTCAAGAGCTATCCGAACAGCGTCTTCCAGATGATCTCGGACTTCGAGCACATCGAGGACGAATTCAGCATTCTCACACGCGTCAGTCAGGACACGGGCTGCGCCGGCACGCTCACCGTGCTTCAGTATCCGCACCGCCCGCAACTGCACCGAGAGCTGCTACAGCATATTGAAACTGCCAATGCCGGCGGGCTGCGCATCATGGGCCAGGTGCTCAACCGCCCTGTGGGCGTACTCATGGGGTTCGAATGCAGCCTGAACCCCTTTTCCTGCAAGCCCAGCTATGAAGCGCTGGCGCAGCTCAGTCCGGCAGAACGCATCAAAGAGCTGTCCCGACCAGGCACGCGCAGCGCCATCCTCGGCGAGAAGGACCGCAATCCCCACTTGTTCATGGAGTACTTCGGCCAGAACTTTGCGGGCATGTACCCCTGGTGCGACCAAGAGCCCAACTATCTGCCGCAAGAAGGCGATTCGGTTCAGGCTCTGGCCGATGCAGCCGGCCAGCCACCGCTGGATTGGATGTATGACTTCATGCTGGGCAATGAAGGCCAGGCGCTGGTCTATCTGCCCATGGCCAATTATCTGGACCATGACTGCAGCGCTCTGCACGAGCTGCTCGGCCATCCCCACACCGTACCCGCCTTGGGCGATGGCGGCGCCCATGTGGGCACCATCTGCGACGGAAGCGCAACGACCTTTCTGCTCACCGAATGGGTGCGCAAGCGCGGCCTGTTCAGCATCGAGCAGGCCGTCCATATGCTGACGCAGCGGCCGGCTTCGCTCTATGGCTTTGCCGACCGTGGAGTCCTGCAGGTCGGCAAGCTGGCGGATCTCAACATCATCGATCTGCAAGCGCTCAAAATTCTGCCGCCGCACATCGTTCGTGACCTGCCCGCCGGCGGCAAGCGCTTCCTGCAAGGCGCGCAGGGCTATCGCTACACCATCAAGTCCGGCCAGATCACCTACCGCGACAGCATGGCCACCGATGCATTGCCGGGCCGCTTGCTCAAGCGCAGCGAGCAGAGGGCAAGCTGA
- a CDS encoding MFS transporter, which produces MTNKNHQNPSRVYVLALLTALSALTFMDRQILAVLLQPIKQEFGFSDLQIGLITGLGFALTFAVLGIPLGRLADRQERRSLIAWCRGVGGSVAALGALATGSGGLTASRAGAALGDAGGGAASMSMLADLYKPHERSRAMSVFGVGNAMGALLALLLGPLFAELWGWRVTMVIIGVAIMVLSLVLRLSISEPVRTIPQVISDPQDGRQQTRSAVALIWREPVTRFLIVGAACVLIAGISIGSWNVALLARRFDLSLKQAGTISAGAAVLSVSGSLFSGWLTDRLARSDVRWQIRIPVIGTSLAMVLGFGYLLVGSDMFMLSMACMLIYSFFTAWWAPATYAALSLVVPTERRATASAMVLMAGALLGNGVGPIVAGWLSDVLNTVAPGEGLRYAMAIMMCTLMPAVWAFYRALQHYPGAYRKAHAPVVAAA; this is translated from the coding sequence ATGACAAACAAAAATCATCAGAACCCATCAAGGGTGTATGTGCTGGCACTGCTGACGGCCTTGTCTGCCCTGACCTTCATGGACCGGCAGATCCTGGCTGTGCTGCTGCAGCCCATCAAGCAGGAGTTCGGCTTCTCGGACCTGCAGATCGGCCTGATCACCGGACTCGGTTTTGCGCTGACGTTCGCAGTGCTGGGCATTCCACTGGGACGTCTGGCAGACAGACAAGAGCGCCGCAGCCTGATTGCCTGGTGCCGTGGCGTTGGTGGCAGCGTTGCGGCGCTGGGCGCCCTGGCCACTGGTTCGGGTGGACTGACTGCATCGCGCGCCGGTGCCGCATTGGGGGATGCCGGTGGCGGCGCTGCGTCCATGTCCATGCTGGCTGATCTGTACAAGCCCCATGAGCGCTCGCGTGCCATGAGTGTTTTTGGTGTCGGCAATGCGATGGGCGCCTTGCTGGCTTTGCTTTTGGGGCCGTTGTTTGCCGAGTTGTGGGGTTGGCGTGTGACCATGGTCATCATCGGTGTGGCCATCATGGTCTTGTCCCTGGTGCTGCGCCTGAGCATCAGCGAACCCGTTCGTACCATCCCGCAGGTGATCTCCGACCCGCAGGACGGCCGGCAGCAGACCAGGTCTGCCGTTGCCTTGATATGGAGAGAGCCCGTGACCCGATTTCTAATCGTGGGCGCTGCTTGTGTCCTGATCGCGGGAATCTCGATCGGCTCCTGGAATGTGGCCTTGCTTGCGCGGCGTTTCGATCTCAGTCTCAAGCAGGCAGGGACAATTTCTGCAGGGGCCGCTGTGCTCTCGGTCTCGGGCAGCCTCTTCTCTGGCTGGTTGACGGACCGGCTGGCGCGCAGCGATGTGCGCTGGCAGATTCGCATCCCCGTGATCGGCACCAGCCTGGCCATGGTGCTGGGTTTCGGCTATCTGCTGGTGGGCTCGGACATGTTCATGTTGTCCATGGCCTGCATGTTGATTTATTCGTTCTTTACCGCCTGGTGGGCTCCGGCCACCTACGCTGCCCTGAGCCTGGTCGTGCCGACCGAGCGGCGCGCCACGGCCAGCGCCATGGTGCTGATGGCCGGAGCCCTGCTGGGCAACGGAGTGGGGCCTATCGTGGCTGGCTGGCTCAGTGATGTGCTCAACACCGTTGCGCCCGGCGAAGGCCTGCGCTATGCGATGGCGATCATGATGTGCACACTGATGCCGGCGGTGTGGGCGTTTTACCGTGCTCTGCAGCATTACCCCGGCGCCTATCGCAAGGCTCACGCCCCCGTGGTCGCTGCCGCATGA
- a CDS encoding EthD domain-containing protein: MKAEKVTEKDSCVVWKMIYLARRNPALRPEEFARAWREHSALGRLCRNVGQRVKAVAQCSRHLQTDAAELSKDYDGVNLMVLAEREAGSAIWSDPETLAIMRPDEPRVFADYVRNFSLLCRQQVLRGSLCVDVLPQQKQVMLIGFLQRSDVWRGAAALPEICPPQWQSLALGLASRIVCNTIDEQPPSGYGYRHVVEWWFDSVEQAQAAAASLDVSARAQDGEFGWGEHVFMLTEVTHARP; the protein is encoded by the coding sequence ATGAAGGCGGAAAAAGTGACCGAGAAGGATTCTTGCGTCGTCTGGAAGATGATCTATCTGGCGCGGCGCAACCCGGCGCTGCGCCCAGAGGAGTTCGCGCGGGCCTGGCGCGAGCATTCCGCGCTGGGTCGTCTGTGTCGCAACGTGGGCCAGCGCGTCAAGGCCGTGGCACAGTGCTCACGACATCTACAGACAGATGCCGCAGAACTGAGCAAGGACTATGACGGCGTCAACCTCATGGTGCTGGCCGAGCGCGAAGCAGGCTCTGCGATCTGGAGCGACCCCGAAACCCTGGCCATCATGCGCCCCGACGAGCCGCGCGTGTTTGCCGACTATGTGCGCAATTTCTCGCTGCTATGCCGTCAGCAGGTGTTGCGTGGCAGCCTGTGTGTAGATGTCTTGCCGCAGCAGAAGCAAGTCATGTTGATCGGCTTTTTGCAGCGCAGCGACGTCTGGCGCGGAGCTGCGGCCTTGCCGGAGATTTGTCCACCGCAGTGGCAAAGCCTTGCCCTGGGCCTGGCCAGCCGCATTGTCTGCAACACCATCGATGAGCAGCCACCTTCTGGCTATGGCTACCGCCATGTGGTCGAGTGGTGGTTTGACTCGGTGGAGCAGGCGCAGGCGGCAGCGGCTTCACTCGATGTCTCGGCCCGTGCGCAGGACGGCGAGTTTGGCTGGGGCGAACATGTCTTCATGCTGACGGAGGTGACGCATGCCAGACCTTGA